The Macadamia integrifolia cultivar HAES 741 unplaced genomic scaffold, SCU_Mint_v3 scaffold1098, whole genome shotgun sequence genome includes the window TTGATTATGCAATTTGCCCCCATTGATTTGATCATTTGTCCCCCTTGATTTGAGTCctataaggaaggaaaaaaagataatCAATTTACCCCCCTTGATTTGATAATTTGTCCCCTTTGATTTGAATCTcacaaggaaggggaaaaagacaTCACCAAGTTAGTATAATTAAAAGGATATTAATCTAGGTGTCAAATCATAATTGCATAAATTTGAATAGTTAGCATAATATGTAAAATGGTTTGAAAATCAACCATAAGTAtataaatcaaataagaaaataatgtgAAGTGGGGAAATAAAATACcatatttaatatggtttataatAGGCAAGTAATTGTAAGGCAAATTATGTGTTTTCTATAAGTGACCGACAAACAAAAAGGCAGTTATGCTTCACCACATAGTTACCATAAAAGGTATGAGTCTAAAAAAGGAATTTTGCAATTCAAAAGCATTTAGAATGGTGATAAGGCCAAAGAATCTTGGACTTTGGTAACAAATTTACATTTTGATTGCCACGTCATCCATTACAAACATTGACTTTGGCTGCCCCGTGATCAGCTAACTCATCACTTAAGGTTAGGGTTGGACtaagtcaaagaaaaatcaagggTATTACACATACTGATTGCACAACCGCATAGATCGGAttataccggggttgaatgagaatcattcaactttcactgaaaagaagtgaagagcactaaacgaGCCTGTGTAAgtgacccaaggtgtgcctagtgggataATACTTTTTAGTCTTTGTTTCAACTGCTAGTTAGATTCAATATTGGATATTTTCATGTAAATCTATTAGTTTTAGACTTTAAAAGACTTGAAATGAAATCAGAGTAGTAGTTCTATAAACATCAATTTTATTGTCGATCAAATAGATGCTAGATGGACATTGCCATTTTCCAACTTGCTAGCActacctttccaaaggaaaaaaTCATAGCCACCTCAATCTTCAAGATGATTGAGGTAGGAATACCTAACACGCTAgtccaataaaaataagatgTTTGCATAACTAATGTCATCAGCTTAAGCTTGGCACCATAAGAAAAAGGCCTACCCTTCCATAATTGAGGCCTTTTTGCCATATTTAATAAAGATAAGACTCTCCTCTTATATAAAAAATAGGGGTGACAAAATCTAATTCGAATTGGTCAAACTGATTGAAAATCGATTGAAAGAACCTAGATTGAACTGAACTGATTCTTATAGGATTTGTTTAGACTATGCTACGTTAGGACAGGTTAAAAATCGAACCGCACCAAATTAACCGATATTCAGactaaaaatcaaatcgaatgaaatcaataaaaaaaaatttttttattgagtttGAGGTTGTGAAtagggaaattgatttgtaatggtgcttccattgatctttttgttctttatacaaaattagttgtaCAATTAAAAATGAATATATGATTTGATAATAGAtttaattttgtgatttcaatattaattatcttctCAATGATTAGTTATccttgatttcaatattagttatttttccCTTACAATTTATCCCTCTTTGTTCCTATTACAACATGGATACATCAAACAATTTTCCTATTCATATTTGTCTATTTATAATTAAAAGTCCTACTCATTAAAtgttatgaataaaaaatttctttatgGTTTAAGTTTGAAAACACAACTGATCTAAAATAATACTATTTTGATAcgaaaaaaactaaataaatcaaaatcatataaaagaaaagccaatcgaaattctttaaccatttGATTTTGATCTCACTCATTCTTAGACCAAAATCGATTCAACCCAATTGAAAATGGGCATAACCGACCGTTTGATAACCCTGGTCCAGAACACCGACATTACAATTTCCATTCTCACTTAAGTTAATATGGGAATTATAATTCTCACCTAAATATTTCTTTATTACCAACTAAACTCcaattcatcattcttttatttttatttttctgctaAGGAGAATTTGGAGATTGAACACCCAACGGCCACTTTTCCCCGAATAGCGCGCTCCTTGGCTCCTAGCCCACTTTCCCTTTAATACCAGACAGAGTCACAGAAGAGCAGCATTTATGCCTTAATGTCTTTTCCAAGTGTATCTTTAcgtttttttattcaaaaaagcTACCTGGCACGTTGCTTCTTAATCTAAAGTCCTCTTTCGTTGAAATGTGATCCTACCAATTTATTATCCTTAAGCGAATCTAGTCCATTCATGCCTCTACACTCATATAAAGGACTGAAATCAAACGGTTATGATCATCCTATCATATCCTACAATACACAGAAAAGAATCCACCTTAAGTAGGGCCCACACCTGGTCGTGGTCTTGCAGACAACCCTTATTTGTATGGATTCCCCACTTTCCATTTTCAACTTTCCAGCTTCCTTCCTCCTGATGACAAATAAAGAACGaacttatagagagagagagagagagagagagagagagaggttctttAATGTCGGCGATGGAGGAGGAGTCCTCCAAATGGATGATCGAACAGGCGAAGGAGGAGCTGCAGATTCTGGAAGCCCAACACCCGAATCGATTTGGGTTTCTCAAGATGGAGCTTAGAAACTTCATCAATGAAGAAACCAATACATCATCTCCCTTATATTTCCACAACAGTTTTGTATCGTTTCGGAAGGACTCCATCCCTTCCACGCCTAACTCCTCTGCAACCACACAAGGTACTACTACTCCCTTTCCCATTACCCCATTCTTTCCCTTCCTTGTATGGATAATATGTTCATGTTTTGGTGTTCGTCTTTCTGTTTTTGGATGAATCTAGACCGTCCAATCCTTTGATATAGCCTGGTTTGAAAGAAAAATGTCACATTTAGTGGTCTGATAGATTCTTATCAGACGGTCAACAATGGTCCACCtgctacaaaaaataaataaataaaattgattaGAGCACAAATCTATATTAGCAGAACTTGAGTTGTTTTACTGAGTTGATATCTATTTTTTCAGCTTCATCAAATGGAAAGAGgaggaagttttctgagattgaAAAACCTGAGGATAATCCACAATCAACAAAGCGAATACTTCGAAGGTCGAATCACTCAATGGAGAAGCTCGATGCTGCCATTGAAAGGGCTAAAGAATGCCTAAGAAAAAtccaagaaatcaaaagaagttTTGCAAATCCATGAGACATTATGGGGAGAAATGTATATAGATTTGTCATCTGTAAGTATAACATGTGTGGTTTGGGTTGGATCATGGTCTTGCAAAAATGTAGTAGATTAAGGTTATAGACATGATGGATAATTGCTGTGCTAAGAGGCCATGAATTTTGTTTTCCTATTTAGAAAgtgaaagataaaaataagagtgatttacatcccctcccctgtagtttgcgttTATTTCACTCCTCccttatgttttaaaaaatcccacatCTCCCTTGTCAGATAACTCGGTTAGTAAActgttagttgtggatgttaaagtacgattctacccttctgcctttaccaaaatttttattGCCAGGGATACCCTTATCCATATCCTCTAACCCAATTCATATAATCGAACCCTCACTTTCACGTTTTCACTCACCCCATCACCACCGCAGGGATTCTTGGACCTTCACAGCGACGAAGATACTGATGGCGACGGAGATATCAACGGCGAGGTGTGACAGATCGACGGTGACGAAGGGATCGAGAGTGACAAAGTGACCAGCCAATCTCCACCACCCTGTGATGTATGTGTCTGAAACCAAACGCcttatttttccctttccccacctgaaccaaaacaaacaaatcacagagagaaagagagagtagcGAGACTTACTTTCATTGTCCCTTTCTCCACGTTCTTCCTTGCTTTGTTTCAAAATAGTCACCTTGTGCTTGAAGCTTCATTGCACAATCGTACTCCCCTGTAATTGAATCTCTATTTATTTACtatctcttcttattttttggtGCAAAAGCTTCCAAGGGGAAACAAACCTCAAAGGCAGCAGTCGCCCTTTAATCTCCAACAAATCCTCATAAAACAAAGATACTCAAACCGTAACTCCCCTATATTtgaatctctattttttttttttgatatatgaTACAAAGGTGAGTGAGTTTCGATTCCGATATGAAAACATACTATTTCATTACCGAATCAGAGAAACAAGCTCAAAACCCAACAATTCCATTACCAAATCAGATAAACaaagctccaaaaaaaaaaaaaaaaacctacaattCCATTACCATCATtaaacagataaacaaataaaagaaaaaaaaaaccatacaattccattaccaaatcagataaaaaagctcaaaaaacaaaaacccctaCAATTCCATTGCCAAATCAGAGAAACaagcaaaaaatgaaaaaaacttgATGCGGATTCGTGTTCCAAAAGtcagaatcggatcgcttagggcccacaatatAGTAATAAACTCAAATAATAAGGAGTAATGACAGTTCTGTAAATAAATGGAACTTTAGAAAGGAGTGGCAAACTCGTAATTAGATGGAACTAAAGGCCAAGCTACAATATGCtagtaaaagggtaatttaggaaCCAGGGAGAAAATAGGACAAGAGacaataaggaaataaaattgaGGGTAGTATGGTCAAACCAGGGTTTTAAAAGACCTAAACAGCAACCCACGATTTTcagtcttcttctccttgtcgtgagaaccagaaaccagtgGAACTTGAAGAATCAAGCTTCAGCCAACAGAAATCAAGCCTCAATAGTTCTGAAATTCCAGATTTAATGTCGCCCAAGCCTGCTGGATTAATCCTAACCAGTACAGTTCAAAGATTCAAGCAAATACTTGGAATATAAAGTCTGAATCTTGGAACCAGCGATAGTTGCAGGTATGGTCTGCAACTGACTTCAACTCTTGTGATTACTGGGTTCTTTGGAGAGCAATGGACAAGGGTATGGATCGTAGGCAGGAGCTTCTCCTCCGACCAGAActggaatgcaaatagaactcTGTCAGAGGAGTTCCGGCAAGCCCTCTTTTGTTTTCTGAAATCACCCTGGCAAAGAAGAGGAACAAAGCCCAGTGATGAGGTCATGAGCAGAGAATAGAgggtaggaaagagaaaaccagcaaggagaaggagaagataagaagggaaaaagaaaataagaggagagaaaaatcagaaacgAGAGAGATGGGGGTCACAGCAGGCCATATTCAGCCAAGCaaaacattcaatttttttcaaaaaaacttcaagtctcaaaactgagttcttctccattacagggctatttaaagaagaaaataatgatataattttggaagctaattaaaaatggaaactaaacctagatagtaactaaaataaaaatcaaatataaataaaagactgttaatctaatctctaaccaataaatgaagtaaataaaaatcaagtcaaaagatagcaCTAATCCCTCACCGagctgcatcaactctcccggtcttaaaagaacttgactccgtcgagttaggtcgtgctcccaagatacccttgtaagttgctcgctgatgaggtggcacgtatctcgaaACAGAAGATGAAAACACAACACttagaggagggagagtaggctgatGTGTCACTTGAGCTGGAGTTAGTCGACGACGTGGTATGtttgataatgcatgtggcctcattaagtacatacgatctccttgcttcaccttgatggtgttccgtgcaccatcGTAAAGAATGCCtacatgtcgctgccaaggtggccctagaagaatgtcatagtgtgccaatggggtgaccgaGCAAGTCATATGGTACTGTAATGGTCCAAAttgtaagtgtactcgaacaactgcagtgacCTCTTCTTGAGCTATGGGTCCAAAACCTcacacgtgaatcttcttgaaaagctgcttctgtggaaagttgtgtgctcgaacaaattcaacaaatataaaatttacctctgccccagtatcaacaactgcatgaacatcatTATGGTCGGAGCCATGCAGGaaagtacccttctgtctgatgagaggagccttatcaactagtctattcgaaaaagatgaaaggctagctgaatgagcttctacattctcatcttcatcatcgacaatatcatcgtccttGAGGGGacaaggatataaatgagattcatcttcactcttctctgttggctgcttctctgctacgttcacagaacgagtcctgttgggacacttattggaatagtgacccttctcgccacaactatggcatataatattcttcaccccaacactatctttgttgaactctgaccttttttaTTCAACTCCgtgagcttcaggcttcttttcctccatacgtggtggagatctataaactgaagaagtcttgagcatacctttccaataaatggacttcttttcaactgtcttggcatgagctgctgccacatcaacagacctgaaatcagtgttagccaactcaagtcgaatctcagtacttaacccactgatatatctcATCACCCGTtgttggtctgtttcctgaagtcaacaccttgaagacagtttgtggaattcgagggtgtaggaattcacatctttgttcccttgttgcaaattaagtaatttatggaacattacgaggaacaaaattttcagtcaggatctgcttcatgacctcccaattagTAACgagtccaagtcttctgacaaaccttgcatgtagtataTCATCCcatcatgaacatgcatacccaataaacttggtgatgatgagctCACACTTCTTCATGTCTGGAAGAGATTTATATGCAAAAATTCTCTctactttggtaagccagtcaagaaattccttaggtcccttttcaccactgaactcaggaacctcaactttgatgccataatctctatcAGAAAATTGCCGAGTAAtatcctggggaacaactggatcaaaTTACTGCCTTTGAGGTGTGTCTTCGATTCGTAAAGTGTTGAgatgaggaggtaatgtagaggatccttcttcagctcgcttgtcggaccttttcataaaggcaatcatctcttccataaacttgtcaaacttaGCTTCAgccctctcaagcctagcatcagtattttGTTGGTTTCTCGGCGAACTCACGATTCAATTTgttcaactcagcattggtgaagTTGCCTGTCATGGTTAGGGAAGTGCAGGAaattttgctctgataccacttgatgcggatccgtgTTCCAAAAGTCGAAATCGGACCGCTTAGGGCCCATAATATAGTAATAAACTCAAATAATAAGGagtaatggcagttctgtaaataaATGAAACTTTAGAAAGGAGTGGCAGACTCGTAATTAGATGGAACTAAAGGCCAAGCTACAATATGCtagtaaaagggtaatttaggaaCCAGGGAGAAAATAGGACAAGAGacaataaggaaataaaattgaGGGTAGTATGATCAAAACAGGGTTTTAAAAGACCCAAATAGTAGCCCACGATTTTcagtcttcttctccttgtcttgagaaccagaaaccagtgGAACTTGAAGAATCAAGCTTCAGCCAACAGAAATCAAGCCTCAACAGTTCTGAAATTCCAGATTTAATGTCGCCCAAGCCTGCTGGATTAATCCTAACTAGGACAATTCAAAGATTCAAGCAAATACTTGGAATATAAAGTCAGAATCTTGGAACCAACGATGGTTGCAAGTATGGTCTGCAACTGACTTCAACTCTTGTGATTACTGGGTTCTTTGGAGAGCAATGGACAAGGGTATGGATCGTAGGCAGGAGCTTCTCCTTCGGCTAGAACTGGGTTCTTTGACTAACAGCATACATGATAAGATCAATGACTTTCTTTTTGGGGGTTGGTGGGTGGTAGGGGGGATGGGGGAGGATCTCAAAGTAGGAAGGACTGCATTTACCGAAGTCAACAAAACCGAAACAAAAACACTAAGAAGCATATATGGCCATCAACAGTCTCGTCAAGGTAGCAATAGTTGAGATTTAATTTTTCAAGTGCTGCACTTCCTTGCAGATATGCACAAAAATCAGCAGAGGTTTGCCaagggaaaagatatttgaagtTGGAAATAGTAGACAAAGAAGAGACCAGAAAGTTCAGAACAAGACCACAGAAGGGGGGCAACTGCATCTGAGAATTCCCAGATCAACTGTTAATAAGATTACTCATTCACATCTCTCCCCCAGtgacaaaaaattacaaatcatCGGTAGCCTTCTAGACAACGACGTCATAATTGAACGATGCAATTCTGCTGTAATTATGAATTAGAAGATCACTGAAGTAATAATAAGAAATCATACAACATGAAGCACAAGTAGTGACACAACAATGGTCATGGGAAACTAGAGACATTGCAATGATGAAATAATTACTATAAAACTCAGAATGTAGTGAACATCTCTTTACAAAGTTTCTATTATCTTGATTAAACCAAATGTTCTTATTGTTCCCCTTGCACCACCACATTAATCTGGCTTTGAACAGTCAGACGTAAGGGTGCCATGGATCT containing:
- the LOC122062737 gene encoding uncharacterized protein LOC122062737, which encodes MSAMEEESSKWMIEQAKEELQILEAQHPNRFGFLKMELRNFINEETNTSSPLYFHNSFVSFRKDSIPSTPNSSATTQASSNGKRRKFSEIEKPEDNPQSTKRILRRSNHSMEKLDAAIERAKECLRKIQEIKRSFANP